In Psychrobacter ciconiae, the following are encoded in one genomic region:
- a CDS encoding serine hydrolase: MQAPVTKQQLIAALISLSLGSMAQAALTINGSDTSAKISWGGESSLSEARNIMYRSNSASTTGAQAVRKVDNGFPTDRQHNSGYTPPYQTTYNNGYNSSSTLPISTDSRSVFVMDLETGKSIYEKSSDVARPMASITKIMTAMVVLDSNLDMREEIVLTASDFVGPKRASSNLKVGDRMNRAEFLLMALMKSENPAAKTLARNYPGGYDAFMRAMNKKAKDLGMHSAFFGDPTGLDKRNVASSSDLAKMVKAAGNYDVIRRFSTTKNYDFYVSNYNSGNRVYKANNTSVLVRSGDYPIGISKTGFINEAGRCVVMETRVNNRPAIIVILGANSSNTRWADAKSILNSLSTRQTV, from the coding sequence ATGCAAGCACCCGTAACCAAACAGCAGCTTATTGCCGCTTTAATCTCATTAAGCCTAGGAAGCATGGCTCAAGCTGCCCTCACGATCAATGGCAGCGACACAAGTGCGAAAATCAGCTGGGGCGGGGAAAGTAGTCTTTCAGAAGCTCGTAATATCATGTACCGCTCAAACTCAGCATCGACCACAGGTGCTCAAGCGGTCAGAAAAGTTGACAATGGTTTTCCAACAGACCGTCAACACAACAGCGGCTATACCCCACCATATCAAACGACTTACAATAATGGCTATAACAGCAGCTCAACGCTACCCATCAGCACTGATTCTCGCAGCGTTTTTGTGATGGACTTGGAAACTGGAAAATCCATTTACGAAAAAAGCTCTGATGTAGCACGTCCCATGGCGTCTATCACTAAAATCATGACCGCCATGGTGGTGCTTGACAGCAATCTTGATATGCGTGAAGAAATCGTCTTGACCGCAAGCGATTTTGTAGGACCAAAACGCGCAAGCTCCAACCTTAAAGTCGGCGACCGCATGAACCGCGCCGAATTTTTATTGATGGCATTGATGAAATCTGAAAACCCTGCCGCAAAAACATTAGCGCGAAACTATCCGGGCGGCTACGATGCCTTTATGCGCGCGATGAATAAAAAAGCCAAAGACCTTGGTATGCACAGTGCCTTTTTTGGTGACCCAACCGGTCTTGATAAGCGCAACGTGGCCTCCTCAAGCGACCTTGCCAAGATGGTCAAAGCCGCTGGCAACTACGATGTCATCCGCCGCTTTTCAACCACCAAAAACTACGACTTTTACGTGTCCAACTACAATTCAGGAAATCGCGTTTATAAAGCCAATAACACCAGCGTTCTTGTGCGCTCAGGCGATTATCCAATCGGCATTTCAAAAACCGGATTTATTAATGAAGCCGGTCGCTGCGTAGTGATGGAAACTCGGGTCAATAACCGCCCTGCCATCATTGTCATCTTAGGCGCAAACAGCTCAAACACGCGTTGGGCGGACGCCAAAAGTATCTTAAATAGCTTATCGACGCGCCAAACGGTGTAA
- a CDS encoding response regulator, which translates to MIRVLVVDDHDLVRMGISRMLADSQDIEVVGEAGSGDMAIKLAKKLTPDVVLLDVNMPNIGGVEATKRLVQLNLGIKILAVSSLAAQPYPSMLLKAGVNGYITKGTPLDEMIRAIKKIHQGGRYFSHDVAEQLADVVLSDKASSPFDLLSEREKQVAMMVVNCQSPQQIADQLFVSVKTINTYRYRIYDKVGVDSDVKLTHMAIRHGLIQP; encoded by the coding sequence ATGATTCGAGTTTTGGTGGTCGATGACCATGATTTGGTACGAATGGGCATCAGTCGTATGTTAGCTGACAGTCAAGATATTGAAGTGGTTGGCGAGGCAGGCAGCGGCGATATGGCAATTAAGCTTGCTAAGAAGCTGACGCCTGATGTGGTTTTGCTTGATGTGAATATGCCTAACATTGGCGGTGTTGAGGCGACCAAGCGCTTGGTTCAGCTTAATTTGGGAATTAAGATTTTGGCGGTGAGCAGTTTGGCGGCGCAGCCTTATCCATCGATGCTGTTAAAAGCCGGTGTCAATGGCTATATTACGAAAGGCACGCCACTTGATGAGATGATTCGAGCGATTAAAAAAATCCATCAAGGCGGGCGCTATTTTAGCCACGATGTTGCCGAGCAGCTGGCTGATGTGGTGCTGTCGGACAAAGCCAGTTCGCCATTTGATTTGTTAAGCGAGCGTGAAAAACAGGTGGCGATGATGGTGGTCAATTGCCAAAGTCCGCAACAAATCGCCGATCAGCTGTTTGTGAGTGTCAAAACCATCAATACCTATCGCTACCGCATTTATGACAAGGTCGGTGTGGATAGCGATGTAAAACTTACGCATATGGCAATCCGGCACGGTCTGATTCAGCCCTGA
- a CDS encoding sensor histidine kinase, with the protein MKRSPVLVAVLDYLQQSDALPSPQLRRLGLIYSSYRLVVSLFFILMSMVSAKSSDELLLPSLLQQTALVFYVIISVILFALFFVVTKHPRRQLIFGLALDVVILSLLLYTSGAPDLQLTMLYMVVVAASFMLLHGPQALVITLLAIIFVIYQQFFYAIANSMSINNLADALLISVSFLAVGFLSWSVSQRLVHVEQMAAQQAAEVERLNAINQEVISQMISGVMVINNSRVVMANKAAYQLLNIPAFDNQQSSLPEELLKLNPKSRLPWLSQRQHLLLTKPDAIRYFEDQISHQHPTLLVSCLAVNSGQSRSFIYELTARHDSIMDKLRVQIIPLKNQSQLVLLEDLRREQASAQQLKLASLGQLTASIAHEIRNPLAAISQASQLLIEDVDEFSNAGNGELYQMIFDQTKRVNRIIEDVLKLSRQEAPNQQTINLPHWLDDFLKNYFSGQQVQLQAKPCPNVLFDTNHLEQILINLINNGLRYSAQVQSSAAVNIDVYPHENDVIIDVIDDGLGVPSHQLDQLFNPFFTTDKAGTGLGLYLSQAFSGANHARLLYASDHPKTCFRLIVPKAQVK; encoded by the coding sequence ATGAAGCGATCGCCGGTTTTGGTTGCGGTTTTGGACTACTTGCAGCAATCAGACGCCCTGCCCTCACCGCAATTGCGCCGCTTGGGGCTGATTTATAGTAGTTACCGATTGGTGGTCAGCTTATTTTTTATTTTAATGAGCATGGTGAGCGCCAAGTCAAGCGATGAGCTGCTGCTGCCAAGCTTGCTTCAACAAACGGCGCTGGTTTTTTACGTTATTATTAGCGTTATTTTATTTGCGCTGTTTTTTGTGGTCACCAAACACCCGCGCCGGCAGCTGATTTTCGGGCTTGCGCTTGATGTGGTGATTTTAAGCTTACTGCTGTATACCAGTGGCGCGCCGGATTTACAATTGACCATGTTATATATGGTGGTGGTTGCTGCAAGCTTTATGCTGCTTCATGGTCCACAAGCGCTTGTTATCACGCTGCTTGCCATTATTTTTGTGATTTATCAGCAGTTCTTTTATGCCATCGCCAACAGCATGAGCATCAATAACCTTGCTGATGCGCTACTCATTTCGGTCAGCTTTTTGGCGGTTGGCTTTCTAAGTTGGTCGGTGTCGCAAAGGCTGGTTCATGTTGAGCAGATGGCAGCGCAACAAGCTGCCGAGGTCGAGCGCTTAAATGCCATCAATCAAGAGGTCATCAGTCAAATGATCAGTGGCGTGATGGTGATTAACAATTCGCGCGTGGTGATGGCAAACAAAGCGGCATATCAGCTGTTGAATATTCCGGCGTTTGATAATCAGCAGTCCTCACTGCCCGAAGAGCTGCTCAAACTTAACCCAAAATCGCGGCTGCCTTGGCTGTCGCAGCGCCAACATTTGCTACTGACCAAACCTGATGCCATTCGTTATTTTGAAGACCAAATCAGCCACCAACATCCCACCTTATTGGTGAGTTGTTTGGCGGTCAATAGTGGTCAATCGCGCAGCTTTATTTATGAGCTGACCGCGCGGCATGACTCCATTATGGATAAACTTCGCGTACAGATTATTCCACTTAAAAACCAAAGCCAGTTGGTGCTGCTTGAAGATTTGCGCCGCGAGCAAGCCAGCGCTCAGCAGTTAAAGCTGGCGTCGCTTGGGCAGTTGACCGCAAGTATCGCTCATGAAATCCGCAACCCATTAGCTGCTATCTCACAGGCAAGTCAGTTGTTGATTGAAGATGTGGATGAGTTTAGCAATGCCGGCAATGGCGAGTTGTATCAGATGATTTTTGACCAGACCAAGCGGGTCAATCGCATTATTGAAGATGTGTTAAAGCTATCGCGGCAAGAAGCACCAAATCAACAAACTATCAATCTGCCTCATTGGCTAGACGACTTTTTAAAAAACTATTTTTCAGGTCAACAGGTTCAGTTGCAGGCTAAACCTTGCCCCAATGTGTTATTTGATACCAATCACTTAGAGCAAATTTTAATTAACCTGATTAATAATGGTTTGCGATATAGCGCTCAAGTCCAATCAAGTGCGGCGGTAAATATTGACGTTTACCCTCATGAAAACGACGTCATTATTGATGTCATTGATGACGGCTTAGGCGTGCCAAGCCATCAATTAGATCAGCTGTTCAATCCGTTTTTTACCACAGATAAAGCCGGAACAGGGCTTGGGCTTTATTTGTCGCAAGCCTTTAGCGGCGCTAACCACGCACGGCTACTCTACGCCTCAGACCATCCAAAAACGTGCTTTCGCTTAATAGTTCCTAAAGCACAAGTTAAATAA
- a CDS encoding sigma-54-dependent transcriptional regulator — protein MTATALVVDDEVDLCRLMQITLTKMGIKSDVAYSLEQARTFWQNNNYDFCLTDLRLPDGSGLELVKEVSSTSSAPIAVITAHGSMDLAIEALKLGAFDFVNKPLELPRLRLLVENALKVIRQDPEIAVQQKSPEQSMLDERLIGSSEVMVQLKRTILKLARSQAPVFLSGASGTGKEVVARLIHDLSPRRDGTFVPVNCGAIPSELMESEFFGHKKGSFTGAVADKQGLFQQANGGTLFLDEVADLPLAMQVKLLRAIQEKTVRAIGDTREVAVDIRILSATHKDLNQLVQAGAFRQDLYYRINVIEVKLPTLKARFDDIPVLASHFLALIAKEWQLDTAPALTNAAFERLQQHDFAGNVRELRNILERAITMAETDLIDAEHLGLSELPSSDHQAVPIFQDSLSDSVSLQANTAPSDSTEHPYRSTIAYPDQSAAFQQPLEEPPLIMPEAELADLAVQAGEDLPQKGLEAYLQAQEKQLIIKALKQTDGNKTQAAELLGTTFRSLRYRMKKLDIDEDVKSS, from the coding sequence ATGACGGCGACAGCGTTGGTAGTTGATGATGAGGTGGATTTGTGCCGATTGATGCAAATTACTTTGACCAAAATGGGGATCAAAAGCGATGTCGCCTACTCGCTTGAGCAGGCACGGACGTTTTGGCAAAACAACAATTACGATTTTTGCTTGACCGACTTGCGGCTGCCGGACGGCTCAGGGCTTGAGCTGGTCAAAGAAGTCAGCAGCACCTCAAGCGCGCCGATTGCGGTCATTACCGCTCATGGCAGCATGGATTTGGCTATTGAAGCGCTCAAGCTTGGCGCGTTTGATTTTGTCAATAAACCCCTTGAGTTGCCAAGATTGCGACTGCTCGTTGAAAATGCGCTAAAGGTCATCCGTCAAGACCCTGAAATTGCCGTTCAACAAAAAAGCCCTGAGCAGTCGATGCTTGATGAGCGTCTGATTGGCAGCTCTGAGGTTATGGTGCAATTAAAGCGCACCATTTTAAAGCTTGCCCGATCGCAAGCGCCGGTATTTTTATCGGGCGCTTCAGGAACAGGAAAAGAGGTGGTGGCAAGGCTCATTCATGATTTAAGCCCTCGCCGTGATGGCACGTTTGTTCCGGTGAACTGTGGCGCTATTCCCTCAGAACTTATGGAGTCTGAGTTTTTCGGTCATAAAAAAGGCAGCTTTACTGGCGCGGTTGCCGACAAACAAGGCTTATTCCAGCAAGCAAACGGCGGTACCTTGTTCTTAGATGAGGTGGCAGATTTACCGCTTGCCATGCAGGTGAAGCTGCTTCGCGCCATTCAAGAAAAAACCGTTCGCGCCATTGGGGATACCCGTGAAGTCGCTGTTGATATTCGTATTTTAAGCGCCACTCATAAAGACTTAAACCAATTGGTGCAAGCCGGCGCGTTTCGGCAAGATTTGTATTATCGAATTAATGTCATTGAGGTTAAATTGCCGACATTAAAAGCCCGTTTTGATGACATTCCGGTGCTCGCTAGCCATTTTTTAGCACTGATTGCTAAAGAGTGGCAACTTGATACCGCGCCGGCACTAACAAACGCGGCGTTTGAGCGCTTGCAGCAGCACGACTTTGCTGGCAACGTTCGCGAGCTTCGTAACATTTTGGAGCGCGCCATCACCATGGCAGAAACGGACTTGATTGACGCTGAGCACCTAGGGTTATCTGAGCTGCCATCAAGTGATCATCAAGCGGTCCCAATCTTTCAAGACAGCCTCAGCGATAGCGTGTCATTGCAAGCCAATACAGCACCAAGCGACAGTACCGAGCACCCTTATCGCAGCACCATAGCCTATCCCGACCAAAGCGCTGCTTTCCAGCAGCCGCTTGAGGAGCCGCCCCTAATCATGCCAGAAGCTGAGCTTGCTGATCTGGCAGTGCAAGCGGGCGAAGATTTACCACAAAAAGGCTTAGAGGCGTATTTGCAAGCTCAAGAAAAGCAGCTAATTATCAAAGCATTAAAACAAACCGATGGCAACAAAACCCAAGCCGCTGAACTACTTGGAACGACGTTTCGCTCATTGCGATACCGAATGAAAAAACTGGATATTGATGAGGATGTCAAAAGCAGCTAA
- a CDS encoding S41 family peptidase: MRRPSKPNSCFSDLFKLTAIAICCQLTMSAQAAPPMLAALDVNNSQKIIRRATVNPPASQALDQIQDEDDLIDAEPDLTAIDDGFLDDSDLDDGLPDDFDDAVIEVPSDVAHVPLNAISPKTLKTFVAVVDLVRRDYVDVVNDETLFNNAMSGMLTKLDSHAEFLDFDAYQNLKAFTEGDVGDIGIRAQYQDDVGYWVVTEVINNSPADKKGISKGDYLHQIGEIKLDENKNSNDIEQLLTGVAGSQVDVVTSKAGRRKHTVSLQRNNTHPQTISVKVVDNLAVIKLPAFQNTSRKQILESLTKIDAPISGILLDLRDNPGGVLTSAVQVASLFMEDSDVVQVKSRREATQMLSTEGRPILKPLPVVVLQNRYSASAAEVLASSLQSQKRATIVGEVSYGKGSVQSVIPIDDEHAVKLTVAHYLSPNGSRIEKVGVQPDVILAGNESTWEKQALDVLKKQAQSTGIRFVQSENLKNKSLANSKNDPVKK; the protein is encoded by the coding sequence ATGCGCCGCCCTAGTAAACCAAATTCTTGTTTTTCTGACCTTTTTAAATTGACCGCCATTGCGATTTGCTGTCAGCTGACGATGTCAGCCCAAGCGGCTCCGCCGATGCTTGCCGCTTTAGACGTCAATAATAGCCAAAAAATCATCCGCCGCGCGACCGTTAATCCACCGGCAAGCCAAGCTCTTGATCAAATTCAAGATGAGGATGATTTAATTGATGCTGAGCCTGATTTAACCGCGATTGATGATGGGTTTTTGGATGACAGCGATTTAGATGACGGGCTGCCAGATGATTTTGATGATGCGGTGATTGAAGTACCCTCCGATGTCGCTCACGTGCCGCTTAACGCCATTTCGCCAAAAACGCTGAAAACTTTTGTCGCTGTGGTCGATTTGGTGCGCCGAGATTATGTTGATGTGGTCAACGACGAGACCTTATTTAATAATGCCATGAGCGGGATGCTTACCAAACTTGACAGTCACGCTGAATTTTTGGATTTTGATGCTTATCAAAACCTAAAAGCCTTTACCGAGGGCGATGTGGGCGATATCGGAATCAGGGCGCAATATCAAGACGATGTGGGCTATTGGGTGGTGACTGAGGTGATTAATAATTCGCCTGCTGATAAAAAGGGCATTAGCAAGGGCGACTATTTGCACCAAATCGGTGAGATTAAGCTTGATGAAAATAAAAACTCTAACGATATCGAGCAGCTGTTAACGGGCGTTGCCGGTTCGCAAGTTGATGTGGTGACCTCAAAAGCCGGTCGGCGTAAGCACACCGTCAGCTTGCAGCGCAATAACACCCACCCGCAAACCATCAGTGTTAAAGTGGTTGATAATTTAGCGGTGATTAAGCTGCCAGCGTTTCAAAATACCAGTCGCAAGCAAATTTTGGAAAGTTTGACCAAAATTGATGCTCCCATATCCGGCATTTTGCTTGATTTGCGTGACAATCCGGGGGGTGTTTTGACATCCGCGGTGCAAGTGGCAAGTTTGTTTATGGAAGATAGCGACGTGGTTCAGGTCAAAAGTCGCCGCGAAGCCACTCAGATGCTATCAACCGAAGGTCGGCCGATTTTAAAACCTTTACCCGTTGTGGTGCTGCAAAACCGTTATTCAGCATCAGCCGCCGAGGTGTTAGCAAGCAGCTTGCAGTCGCAAAAACGCGCGACCATTGTCGGTGAGGTCAGCTACGGCAAAGGCTCGGTGCAATCCGTCATCCCGATTGACGATGAGCACGCAGTAAAATTGACCGTGGCTCACTATTTGAGTCCTAATGGCAGCCGAATCGAAAAAGTTGGCGTTCAGCCAGATGTCATTTTGGCCGGTAATGAAAGCACTTGGGAAAAACAAGCGCTTGATGTCCTCAAAAAGCAAGCTCAATCAACGGGCATCCGCTTTGTTCAAAGCGAAAATCTAAAAAATAAAAGCCTTGCCAACTCAAAAAATGACCCCGTCAAAAAATAG
- the gpmI gene encoding 2,3-bisphosphoglycerate-independent phosphoglycerate mutase, with amino-acid sequence MSSQSSQPSQDSIFQNSTKKTPHVLMILDGFGHREETQDNAIAAANTPNLDRIYQQYPHGLISASGEDVGLPDGQFGNSEVGHMNLGAGRVLYQDSTRISSELASREFYKNEALVGAIKAAEDKGGRVHIMGLLSDGGVHAHQDHIEAMCHSAVVHGAKQVFVHCFLDGRDTPPKSADKYINRLTDYIDKLNAHYEANVQIASMIGRYFAMDRDNRWDRVQKAYELLTEGKFDRCATRADGAIQAAYKARETDEFVSPTAVIEQGDKPVTIDDNDAVIFMNFRADRARELTQAFVLPDFEFSGFARQKQPNLAAFVMLTQYSEDLANNQKTSVAYFPTSLANTLGEYLQSQDKTQLRIAETEKYAHVTFFFSGGREEEYQGETRILVPSPDVATYDLKPEMSAFEVTDKLVAAIESGDYDVLVVNYANGDMVGHTGVFEATVKAVEALDACVGRVEAAVCKMGGDLLITADHGNCEQMHDHESGQVHTQHTTELVPLIYVGSKAVTVRAGGKLSDIAPTILSLMQLEQPAEMTGESVLTVAS; translated from the coding sequence ATGAGCAGTCAGTCAAGTCAGCCTTCCCAAGATTCTATTTTTCAAAACTCTACTAAAAAAACCCCGCACGTTTTGATGATTTTAGATGGTTTTGGTCACCGTGAGGAGACTCAGGATAACGCTATTGCCGCCGCTAATACCCCCAATTTAGACCGAATTTATCAGCAGTATCCGCATGGACTGATTTCAGCGTCAGGCGAAGATGTCGGCTTGCCCGATGGTCAGTTTGGCAATTCAGAAGTGGGGCATATGAATTTAGGGGCAGGTCGGGTGCTTTATCAAGACTCAACGCGCATTTCAAGCGAGCTTGCGAGCCGTGAGTTTTATAAAAATGAAGCGCTGGTCGGCGCGATTAAGGCGGCTGAAGATAAAGGCGGTCGCGTTCATATCATGGGGCTGTTGTCCGACGGCGGCGTTCACGCGCACCAAGACCACATTGAGGCGATGTGCCACTCGGCGGTCGTTCATGGCGCAAAGCAGGTGTTTGTTCACTGTTTTTTAGATGGTCGCGACACGCCACCAAAATCTGCGGACAAGTACATCAATCGGTTGACCGATTACATCGATAAATTGAACGCCCACTACGAAGCTAACGTGCAAATTGCGAGCATGATTGGGCGCTATTTTGCCATGGATCGCGATAACCGCTGGGACCGTGTTCAAAAAGCCTATGAGCTGTTGACTGAAGGCAAATTTGACCGCTGTGCAACGCGAGCCGATGGTGCAATCCAAGCCGCTTATAAAGCCCGCGAGACAGACGAGTTTGTCAGTCCAACGGCGGTGATTGAGCAAGGCGATAAGCCTGTGACCATCGATGACAATGACGCGGTTATTTTTATGAACTTTCGCGCCGACCGCGCCCGCGAGTTGACCCAAGCGTTTGTGCTGCCAGATTTTGAATTTTCAGGATTTGCCCGTCAAAAGCAGCCAAACCTTGCCGCCTTTGTCATGCTCACCCAGTATTCTGAAGACCTTGCCAATAATCAAAAGACCAGCGTTGCCTATTTTCCGACCTCGCTTGCCAACACCCTTGGCGAGTATTTGCAAAGCCAAGATAAAACCCAACTGCGGATTGCTGAAACTGAAAAATACGCCCACGTGACCTTTTTCTTTAGCGGTGGTCGTGAGGAAGAATATCAGGGTGAAACTCGAATTTTAGTACCATCGCCAGATGTTGCCACGTATGATTTAAAGCCTGAAATGAGCGCCTTTGAAGTTACGGACAAGCTGGTTGCGGCGATTGAGTCGGGTGACTATGATGTTTTGGTCGTCAACTATGCCAACGGCGATATGGTCGGTCATACCGGCGTCTTTGAGGCAACCGTTAAAGCCGTCGAGGCGCTTGATGCTTGCGTGGGTCGCGTTGAAGCTGCCGTTTGCAAGATGGGCGGCGATTTACTCATCACCGCTGACCACGGCAACTGCGAGCAGATGCACGATCATGAAAGCGGTCAAGTGCATACTCAGCACACCACCGAGCTTGTGCCGCTCATTTACGTGGGTAGCAAAGCGGTAACAGTTCGCGCAGGCGGTAAATTAAGCGACATTGCACCAACCATTTTGTCCCTCATGCAGCTTGAGCAGCCGGCTGAGATGACGGGCGAGAGCGTGTTAACCGTGGCAAGCTAA
- a CDS encoding FxsA family protein, which yields MGQIVGIAIVWFIIEMLLWYLIAQFMSGWLVFVWFIIAAVIGISMIRKAMASLNPMAQQMKAGGMMNPAMRPQESTMVKSVALAVAGLLLLIPGVLSDLLAVLVILPPVQTKLKNMANNYVMNNQQKMMEMMAKQMGGQNPFGGMGGMGGQNPFGGMGGMNNQNPFGDQNPFDNGNKNPFGNVFKQSTTIDGTAKSVPKDVKKITKSANDE from the coding sequence ATGGGTCAAATAGTTGGTATCGCCATTGTCTGGTTTATTATTGAGATGCTGCTTTGGTATCTGATTGCGCAGTTTATGAGCGGCTGGCTGGTTTTTGTGTGGTTTATTATTGCCGCCGTCATCGGCATCAGCATGATCCGCAAAGCCATGGCATCCCTCAATCCGATGGCGCAGCAAATGAAAGCAGGTGGCATGATGAACCCTGCCATGCGACCGCAAGAATCGACCATGGTAAAAAGCGTCGCGCTTGCTGTTGCCGGTCTTTTATTGCTGATTCCGGGCGTGTTAAGTGACTTGCTTGCTGTGTTGGTTATTTTGCCACCAGTTCAAACCAAACTGAAAAATATGGCAAACAACTATGTCATGAACAATCAGCAAAAAATGATGGAAATGATGGCAAAACAAATGGGCGGTCAAAACCCGTTTGGGGGCATGGGCGGTATGGGTGGTCAAAATCCGTTCGGCGGCATGGGCGGAATGAACAATCAAAATCCATTTGGCGATCAAAACCCGTTCGATAATGGCAATAAAAACCCGTTTGGCAACGTGTTTAAACAAAGCACAACCATCGATGGCACGGCAAAATCAGTTCCTAAAGACGTTAAAAAAATCACCAAATCTGCCAATGACGAGTAG
- the ruvC gene encoding crossover junction endodeoxyribonuclease RuvC: MAIIIGIDPGSRMTGYGVIQQSGDKLTFIDAGTIRTDTKEMPERLKRIFQGLTRTIQYHQKYANEPIFAAIEQVFMAENPDSALKLGQARGAAIAAMVALDLEVSEYTARQIKQAVCGYGAAAKEQVQEMVCRILSLDIVPQADAADGLACAICHAHSSHSMNKLILNSALRGRSTSKKKGRWRLSEEDLAQLS; this comes from the coding sequence ATGGCAATTATTATTGGCATCGATCCTGGCTCGCGGATGACAGGATATGGGGTAATTCAGCAATCAGGGGATAAGCTTACCTTTATTGATGCCGGAACGATTCGCACAGATACCAAAGAGATGCCGGAGCGGTTAAAGCGCATTTTCCAAGGATTAACGCGAACGATTCAGTATCATCAAAAATATGCCAATGAGCCAATTTTCGCCGCCATTGAGCAGGTGTTTATGGCAGAAAACCCAGACTCAGCATTAAAGCTTGGTCAAGCTCGCGGCGCGGCAATTGCGGCAATGGTGGCGCTTGATTTGGAAGTGTCAGAATATACCGCAAGGCAAATCAAACAAGCAGTTTGTGGTTATGGCGCGGCGGCAAAAGAGCAAGTTCAAGAGATGGTTTGCCGGATTTTAAGCTTGGATATCGTCCCGCAAGCGGACGCAGCAGATGGGCTTGCCTGCGCGATTTGCCATGCGCATTCAAGCCACTCGATGAATAAGCTGATTTTAAATAGCGCCCTTCGCGGTCGCAGCACCTCTAAGAAAAAAGGACGCTGGCGACTGTCGGAAGAGGATTTGGCGCAGTTAAGTTAG
- a CDS encoding META domain-containing protein has protein sequence MKPKINSILMPTLIVLGLALSACQKPTTDDTATDQPKDSSAMNEPSDSADSDMTAMTQEGAKTAATNPVIAELSRYRWSLVDAQDGSKRAINELISIKDQVALNFNQYHGQDSLNYSVGCNVMSAGYQLQNDTLMVKDAMSTEMFCEDLDAAENKLSDFMQRENQIKLDSTNADSPTLTLTAQDGSTLIWSGRLTAQAKYNSKGETVFWAIAADNKPCQADSSKECLQVKPITYNDEGIKTGEGDWTEFAGTIDDYQHDPDNDEVVRLQRYKTDDKSAAKDGYAYVLDTVIEKSAKNADTN, from the coding sequence ATGAAGCCAAAAATTAATAGCATTTTAATGCCAACTCTTATCGTGCTAGGACTGGCATTAAGCGCTTGCCAGAAGCCGACCACTGATGACACCGCAACTGATCAACCAAAGGACAGCAGCGCGATGAATGAGCCTTCTGATTCGGCGGATAGTGATATGACAGCGATGACGCAAGAGGGCGCTAAAACCGCCGCCACTAATCCCGTAATCGCTGAGCTGTCACGCTACCGCTGGTCACTTGTGGATGCTCAAGACGGCAGCAAACGAGCTATTAATGAGTTAATCAGCATCAAAGACCAAGTTGCCCTTAACTTTAATCAATACCATGGTCAAGACTCGCTTAACTATAGCGTTGGCTGTAATGTCATGAGCGCCGGTTACCAACTGCAAAATGATACCTTGATGGTTAAAGATGCGATGAGCACTGAGATGTTTTGCGAAGATTTGGACGCGGCTGAAAACAAGCTGAGTGATTTTATGCAACGTGAAAATCAAATCAAGCTTGATAGCACCAACGCTGACTCGCCAACCCTAACTTTGACAGCTCAAGATGGCAGCACCTTGATTTGGTCGGGGCGACTGACCGCCCAAGCCAAATATAACAGCAAAGGCGAAACGGTCTTTTGGGCAATTGCGGCTGACAACAAACCTTGTCAAGCTGACAGCAGCAAAGAATGCTTGCAAGTCAAACCGATCACTTATAACGATGAAGGTATCAAGACCGGCGAGGGCGATTGGACAGAATTTGCCGGAACGATTGATGACTATCAGCATGACCCTGATAATGATGAAGTGGTGAGACTTCAGCGCTACAAAACTGATGATAAAAGTGCTGCTAAAGACGGCTATGCTTATGTGTTAGACACCGTGATTGAAAAATCAGCAAAAAATGCGGATACCAATTAA